Proteins encoded together in one Vibrio lentus window:
- the hppD gene encoding 4-hydroxyphenylpyruvate dioxygenase, whose protein sequence is MVDTYNPLGTDGFEFVEYTAVDHKGIEQLKALFVSLGFAEIAKHRSKEAWLYRQGDINFIVNEQPHSQAEAFAKVHGPSVCGMAFRVNEATAAMEQAFKGGGEEYKTEIGPMELSIPAIYGIGESLLYFVDRYGKQSIYDVDFRFYDDAEQRMAEANVGLYEIDHLTHNVKQGNMDLWSGFYERLGNFREIRYFDIEGKLTGLVSRAMTSPCGKIRIPINESSDDKSQIEEFIREYNGEGIQHIALATDDIYKTVKTLRDRGMDFMPTPDTYYEKVDDRVKGHGEDTDLLRDLRVLIDGAPTKDGILLQIFTQTVIGPVFFEIIQRKGNEGFGEGNFKALFESIEEDQIRRGVLDDA, encoded by the coding sequence ATGGTGGATACATACAACCCGCTTGGCACGGATGGGTTCGAGTTTGTTGAATACACGGCCGTTGACCACAAGGGAATTGAGCAACTTAAAGCGCTGTTTGTGTCACTTGGTTTTGCTGAGATCGCCAAGCACCGCTCAAAAGAGGCTTGGCTGTATCGACAAGGTGACATCAACTTTATCGTCAATGAACAGCCTCACAGCCAAGCGGAAGCGTTCGCTAAAGTGCATGGGCCATCGGTCTGTGGCATGGCTTTTCGTGTCAACGAAGCAACAGCTGCAATGGAGCAAGCGTTTAAGGGTGGTGGTGAAGAGTACAAAACAGAAATAGGGCCGATGGAGCTGAGCATTCCTGCCATTTACGGCATCGGTGAAAGCCTGCTCTATTTTGTGGATCGTTATGGCAAGCAGAGCATCTACGACGTCGACTTCCGATTCTATGACGATGCGGAACAGCGCATGGCCGAAGCCAATGTTGGCTTGTATGAAATCGACCACCTCACGCATAACGTGAAGCAAGGCAATATGGACCTATGGTCTGGGTTCTATGAACGTCTTGGTAACTTCCGTGAGATTCGCTACTTCGACATTGAAGGCAAGCTGACTGGCCTTGTGAGCCGCGCTATGACCTCACCGTGTGGCAAAATCCGTATCCCTATCAATGAGTCTTCCGACGACAAATCACAAATCGAAGAGTTTATTCGCGAATACAACGGCGAAGGTATCCAACACATCGCACTCGCCACCGATGACATCTACAAAACGGTGAAGACTCTGCGTGATCGCGGCATGGACTTTATGCCAACCCCAGATACCTACTATGAGAAAGTTGACGATCGTGTGAAAGGCCACGGTGAAGACACTGATCTGCTGCGTGACCTACGCGTCCTGATTGATGGCGCGCCGACCAAAGACGGCATCTTGCTGCAAATTTTCACACAGACGGTAATTGGGCCTGTGTTCTTTGAAATCATTCAGCGTAAAGGCAATGAAGGCTTTGGCGAAGGTAACTTCAAGGCGCTGTTTGAATCGATTGAAGAGGACCAGATTCGTCGAGGAGTATTAGACGATGCATAA
- a CDS encoding homogentisate 1,2-dioxygenase, with the protein MHKWISFPHREGVCSKQAHADFPEEAIYEREAGRSGFFGPAAHFHHQHAPTGWSEWEGDLRPRAFDFTLVEKASQITPWAVPHLLHNADCKIRVWRMDEKMDFLVRNSDGDELLFIHQGSADLYCDYGHLEVSEGDYVMIPRSTNWRLEPSEPMFILMIENTDAAYSLPEKGMVGNHAVFDPAVLDIPSINDQFRAQYSENQTQVQVKRHDKVSVITYPFNPLDAIGWHGDLAVVKVNWRDIRPLMSHRYHLPPSAHTTFVGAGFVVCTFVPRPIESDPGALKVPFYHNNDDYDEVLFYHAGDFFSRDNIEAGMVTFHPAGFSHGPHPKAFKAGQAHKKKFTDEVAVMIDTRHALQFSEELDSVENKEYVYSWQEK; encoded by the coding sequence ATGCATAAATGGATCTCATTTCCTCATCGGGAGGGGGTGTGTTCTAAACAAGCGCACGCCGACTTCCCCGAAGAGGCAATCTATGAGCGAGAAGCCGGCCGAAGTGGTTTCTTCGGTCCTGCTGCTCACTTTCATCACCAACACGCCCCAACAGGTTGGTCGGAGTGGGAGGGCGATTTACGTCCTCGCGCTTTTGATTTTACGCTAGTGGAAAAAGCCAGCCAGATAACCCCTTGGGCGGTGCCTCATCTTTTGCACAATGCGGACTGCAAAATCCGCGTGTGGCGCATGGATGAGAAGATGGATTTCTTAGTGCGTAACTCCGATGGCGATGAGCTACTGTTCATTCACCAAGGCAGCGCCGATCTTTATTGTGACTATGGTCATCTAGAGGTGAGTGAAGGGGATTACGTGATGATCCCGCGCTCGACCAACTGGCGCTTAGAGCCAAGCGAGCCGATGTTTATCTTGATGATTGAGAACACAGACGCGGCTTACTCCTTGCCAGAGAAAGGCATGGTCGGCAATCACGCGGTGTTTGATCCTGCAGTGCTCGATATCCCTTCGATCAATGATCAATTCCGCGCTCAGTATTCAGAAAACCAAACTCAGGTTCAGGTGAAGCGCCACGACAAAGTCAGCGTGATCACCTATCCGTTCAATCCATTGGATGCAATTGGCTGGCATGGCGACTTAGCTGTGGTGAAAGTGAATTGGCGCGATATCAGACCGCTGATGTCGCATCGCTACCACTTGCCACCTTCTGCGCACACGACGTTTGTTGGCGCAGGTTTTGTAGTGTGCACCTTTGTACCACGTCCGATTGAGAGCGACCCAGGTGCATTGAAAGTGCCGTTCTACCACAACAATGATGACTACGACGAAGTGCTGTTCTATCACGCTGGTGACTTCTTCAGTCGCGACAATATTGAAGCGGGCATGGTGACTTTCCATCCAGCAGGCTTCAGTCATGGACCTCACCCTAAAGCCTTTAAGGCAGGTCAGGCGCATAAGAAGAAGTTTACCGACGAAGTGGCGGTGATGATCGATACTCGCCATGCACTGCAGTTCTCTGAGGAACTCGATAGCGTTGAGAACAAAGAATATGTCTACAGTTGGCAAGAGAAATAA
- a CDS encoding fumarylacetoacetate hydrolase family protein, with protein MKLATKKNGTRDGLLMVVSKDLKQCVAATEIFHAMHLAPTMQVALDNWDSVAPQLEELYTSLNTGHVTGSEVFAPQYCESPLPRAYQWADGSAYVNHVELVRKARGAEMPESFWVDPLMYQGGSDAFIGPRDNIEFASDEWGIDFEGEVAIVTGDVPMGASAKQAHESIRLLMLVNDVSLRGLIPAELAKGFGFFQSKPSSAFSPVAVTPDELGEQWRGSKVHLPLISTYNDKPFGCPNAGVDMTFNFAELVVHAAKTRPLSAGAIIGSGTVSNKQGTDHGTSIAEGGVGYSCIAEVRMIETIRDGKPSTKFMSFGDSIKLEMFDAAGDSIFGAIDQKVSQYRAL; from the coding sequence ATGAAATTAGCAACCAAGAAAAATGGCACTCGCGATGGTCTATTGATGGTCGTGAGCAAAGATCTCAAACAATGTGTGGCTGCCACTGAAATCTTCCATGCGATGCATCTGGCGCCAACCATGCAGGTGGCTTTGGATAACTGGGACAGCGTTGCACCTCAGTTAGAAGAGTTATACACCTCGCTTAATACTGGGCATGTGACAGGCAGTGAAGTGTTTGCACCTCAGTATTGTGAATCACCTCTGCCACGCGCTTATCAATGGGCCGATGGCAGCGCATATGTAAATCATGTTGAGCTGGTGCGTAAGGCTCGTGGTGCTGAAATGCCAGAAAGTTTCTGGGTCGATCCATTAATGTATCAAGGCGGCTCAGACGCGTTTATCGGCCCTCGTGACAACATCGAATTTGCCAGCGACGAATGGGGTATCGATTTCGAGGGCGAGGTCGCGATTGTGACCGGTGACGTGCCAATGGGTGCCAGTGCTAAACAGGCGCACGAGTCGATTCGCTTGCTGATGTTGGTGAATGATGTGTCGCTGCGTGGTTTGATTCCGGCAGAGCTTGCTAAGGGTTTTGGTTTCTTCCAGTCTAAGCCTTCTTCAGCGTTCTCTCCGGTTGCGGTAACACCTGACGAGCTTGGTGAACAGTGGAGAGGCAGTAAGGTGCATCTACCGTTGATATCGACCTACAACGATAAGCCTTTTGGTTGTCCGAATGCTGGCGTGGATATGACTTTCAACTTTGCAGAATTAGTTGTTCACGCTGCGAAAACTCGCCCACTATCGGCCGGTGCAATCATTGGCTCGGGCACGGTTTCCAATAAGCAAGGCACTGACCATGGCACCTCAATTGCCGAGGGCGGAGTGGGTTATTCATGCATTGCCGAAGTTCGCATGATAGAGACGATTCGTGATGGTAAACCGTCGACTAAATTCATGTCGTTTGGCGATTCGATCAAGCTTGAGATGTTTGATGCAGCTGGTGACTCCATTTTTGGTGCGATTGACCAAAAAGTGAGCCAGTATCGGGCGCTATAG